The Rhodoferax sediminis genome has a segment encoding these proteins:
- a CDS encoding nucleotidyltransferase family protein, which yields MKIAAIQQSRIADICRRYHVQRMRLFGSAAVGAERPDSDVDLLVEFIPGEAPSGFALVDMQDELSAAFDGRKVDLAFPSVLKNPYRRRAIEPQLRPLFQ from the coding sequence ATGAAGATCGCAGCCATCCAGCAGTCGCGCATTGCAGACATCTGCAGGCGCTATCACGTGCAGCGCATGCGCTTGTTTGGCTCGGCGGCAGTCGGCGCAGAGCGGCCCGACAGCGACGTGGATTTGCTGGTGGAGTTCATCCCCGGCGAGGCGCCCAGCGGCTTTGCGCTGGTCGACATGCAGGACGAGTTGTCTGCCGCGTTTGACGGGCGCAAGGTGGATCTGGCTTTCCCGTCGGTGCTGAAAAATCCGTACCGCCGCCGGGCGATTGAGCCGCAGCTGCGGCCGCTATTTCAGTGA
- the minC gene encoding septum site-determining protein MinC, whose amino-acid sequence MTVALAGRAPATFEIKSANLPLVALLLKSTNLAALSDEMARHYGELPNFFDHDPLVVDLSPLQSTADADDATVDFPALLALLRQYRVMPIAAKGGSAAQMQAAQLAGLAAAPDATMATPSPVRHEAAAPPAPVEVAAPASALVIDKPLRSGQQVYARGRDLVLLCMVNAGAEVIADGHIHVYAPLRGKAIAGARGNADARIFALCMEPELISIAGIYRTSEVALPPDVWSKPTQVRLMGEPGDGKLVMEPIKA is encoded by the coding sequence ATGACCGTTGCCCTCGCAGGACGCGCCCCTGCCACGTTCGAGATCAAAAGCGCCAACCTGCCCCTGGTCGCGCTGCTGCTCAAGTCCACCAACCTCGCCGCCCTGTCCGATGAAATGGCGCGGCACTACGGCGAACTCCCGAATTTTTTCGACCACGACCCGCTGGTCGTCGACCTGTCGCCGCTGCAGTCCACCGCCGATGCCGACGACGCGACCGTGGACTTCCCCGCGCTGCTGGCACTCTTGCGCCAATACCGCGTGATGCCGATTGCCGCCAAAGGCGGCAGCGCCGCGCAAATGCAGGCCGCGCAGCTGGCCGGGCTGGCCGCCGCGCCGGATGCCACGATGGCAACGCCCAGTCCGGTACGCCATGAGGCCGCTGCGCCGCCGGCGCCCGTCGAGGTGGCTGCCCCCGCTTCGGCCCTGGTCATCGACAAGCCGCTGCGCTCGGGCCAGCAGGTCTATGCGCGCGGGCGCGACCTGGTGCTGCTGTGCATGGTCAACGCCGGCGCCGAAGTCATTGCCGACGGCCACATCCACGTGTATGCGCCCCTGCGCGGCAAGGCCATCGCGGGCGCGCGCGGCAATGCCGACGCGCGCATCTTCGCGCTGTGCATGGAGCCCGAGCTGATCTCCATCGCCGGCATCTACCGCACCAGTGAGGTCGCGCTGCCGCCCGACGTGTGGTCCAAGCCCACGCAGGTGCGGCTGATGGGCGAGCCGGGCGACGGCAAGCTGGTGATGGAGCCTATCAAGGCCTGA
- a CDS encoding YgaP family membrane protein, which translates to MQVNIGGIDRTLRILVGLVLIGLATIGTIGWWGWLGIVPLVTGAIGWCPPYALFGFSTCATKSKA; encoded by the coding sequence ATGCAGGTCAACATTGGCGGCATCGACCGCACTCTACGCATCCTCGTCGGGCTGGTCCTGATCGGGCTGGCCACCATTGGCACGATCGGCTGGTGGGGCTGGCTGGGCATCGTCCCGCTGGTCACGGGCGCCATCGGCTGGTGTCCGCCTTATGCCCTCTTCGGCTTCAGTACCTGCGCCACGAAAAGCAAGGCCTGA
- the minE gene encoding cell division topological specificity factor MinE, with protein sequence MAISFLSFLLGEKKKTASVAKERLQIILAHERSGRHPEPDYLPALQRDLVAVISKYIKINPDDIKVNLERQDNLEVLEVKIELPDAK encoded by the coding sequence ATGGCCATCTCGTTTTTGTCCTTTCTGCTCGGCGAGAAGAAAAAGACCGCCAGCGTTGCCAAGGAGCGGCTGCAGATCATCCTGGCGCACGAGCGCAGCGGCCGCCACCCCGAGCCCGACTACCTGCCGGCACTGCAGCGCGATCTGGTGGCGGTGATCAGCAAATACATCAAGATCAATCCCGACGACATCAAGGTCAACCTGGAACGCCAGGACAACCTGGAAGTGTTAGAGGTCAAGATCGAGCTGCCGGACGCGAAGTAG
- a CDS encoding patatin-like phospholipase family protein: MSRHPTPFATNADWRQLEATRLQWRRSVLGQEPAAISTGLALSGGGIRSATLSLGMLQALARAGMLERFDYLSTVSGGGYAGSFLGSLFTPASVRDAAGHPPTPDEQAQAREQALTQLCATEQRADDAGDPAQAGNARPLEWLRYSGRYLAPNGGGDYFYALVLWLRNLLAVHYVVGISLLLPLALLGVLNHAAQPWAHAYAPWADPLWTLAAPWRAGGLYLGLSLALLLLAVLPLGVAYWCTDLPSSRSSPALARWLAGVLTVPSVLGFMVGPLIAVTGWGQSWLGWTMTAGAIAWLAWVWFAVAWSRGFFPPNKSRAAALMLVTRTRLTQWLARATQIALGLLGVAAVLMASAWLAQWMRQGHAAPGITVAGFVAAVLSLGKLIPAAGLHPNPAEKRLLMRALPMLLALLLGSAVVLFWGVWAAWLVGVDLPALPWLALAGLVLLALITGVSFQFLNLSTLQNLYTARIVRAYLGASNPARAKDSRWDAITEPHPRDDMSLEQYYGAEARRPASLAPLHLINVTINETVEAHSALVYQDRKGRPLAITPDGYLVDGQFQRRQPDNDDPFERLSLGRWVGISGAAFAPGLGRGTTPERALLTGLANVRLGYWWQTTQARVRDLGDWLFSTQIHLYRELRGQFFGTGERYWYLTDGGHFENTAVYELLRRRTGFILALDNGADPDYQFADVANLMRLARVDFGAVFEPLVPPHALADLFGNPGGFARGSREGTHFLLGYRVLLPAAEGVAASISTLVFVKPRLTQGASLDLVQYQAAHTDFPQEPTADQFFGDEQWESYRKLGMNLGETLLARITPGPDAWQGLGA, from the coding sequence ATGAGCCGTCACCCGACACCGTTCGCCACCAACGCCGACTGGCGCCAGCTGGAGGCCACGCGCCTGCAATGGCGGCGCAGCGTGCTCGGGCAGGAGCCGGCGGCGATCAGCACCGGGCTGGCGCTGTCGGGCGGCGGCATCCGCAGTGCCACGCTGTCGCTGGGGATGCTGCAGGCGCTGGCCCGCGCCGGCATGCTGGAGCGTTTTGACTACCTGTCCACGGTTTCGGGCGGCGGCTATGCGGGCAGTTTTTTGGGCAGCCTGTTCACCCCGGCCAGCGTGCGCGATGCGGCGGGCCATCCGCCCACGCCCGACGAGCAGGCGCAGGCGCGCGAGCAGGCGCTGACCCAACTGTGTGCGACCGAGCAGCGGGCCGATGATGCGGGCGACCCTGCCCAGGCCGGCAACGCCCGTCCGCTCGAGTGGCTGCGCTACAGCGGCCGCTACCTCGCGCCGAACGGTGGCGGCGACTATTTTTATGCGCTGGTGCTGTGGCTGCGCAACCTGCTCGCGGTGCATTACGTGGTGGGCATTTCGCTGCTGTTGCCGCTGGCGCTGCTGGGCGTGCTGAATCATGCGGCGCAGCCCTGGGCGCACGCGTATGCGCCGTGGGCCGACCCGCTCTGGACGCTGGCCGCGCCGTGGCGCGCCGGTGGGCTGTACCTGGGCCTGTCGCTGGCGCTGCTGCTGCTGGCGGTGCTGCCGCTGGGCGTGGCGTACTGGTGTACCGACCTGCCCTCGAGCCGCAGCTCGCCGGCGCTTGCGCGCTGGCTTGCGGGCGTGCTGACCGTGCCTTCCGTGCTCGGGTTCATGGTCGGCCCCTTGATTGCCGTGACGGGCTGGGGCCAGTCGTGGCTTGGCTGGACGATGACGGCCGGCGCCATTGCGTGGCTGGCCTGGGTCTGGTTTGCCGTCGCCTGGAGCCGCGGCTTTTTCCCGCCCAACAAAAGCCGCGCCGCGGCGCTGATGCTGGTGACCCGCACGCGCCTGACGCAGTGGCTGGCGCGGGCCACCCAAATCGCGCTGGGCCTGCTGGGGGTGGCGGCGGTGCTGATGGCGAGCGCTTGGCTGGCGCAGTGGATGCGGCAGGGCCATGCCGCGCCCGGTATCACCGTGGCCGGTTTTGTCGCCGCCGTGCTGAGTCTGGGCAAGCTGATTCCCGCTGCCGGGCTGCACCCCAACCCCGCGGAGAAGCGGCTGCTGATGCGGGCGCTGCCCATGCTGCTGGCGCTGCTGCTGGGCAGCGCGGTGGTGCTGTTCTGGGGCGTCTGGGCCGCATGGCTGGTGGGTGTGGACTTGCCGGCCCTGCCCTGGCTCGCGCTGGCCGGTCTCGTGCTGCTGGCGCTGATCACGGGTGTGTCGTTCCAGTTCCTGAACCTGTCCACGCTGCAAAACCTGTACACCGCGCGCATCGTGCGCGCCTACCTGGGCGCGAGCAATCCGGCGCGGGCCAAAGACAGCCGTTGGGACGCGATTACCGAGCCGCATCCGCGCGACGACATGTCGCTGGAGCAGTACTACGGCGCCGAGGCACGGCGGCCCGCGTCGCTGGCGCCGCTGCACCTGATCAATGTCACCATCAACGAGACCGTGGAGGCGCACAGTGCGCTGGTGTACCAGGACCGCAAGGGGCGCCCGCTGGCGATCACGCCCGACGGCTACCTGGTGGATGGCCAGTTCCAGCGGCGCCAGCCGGATAACGACGACCCTTTTGAGCGCCTGTCGCTGGGGCGCTGGGTCGGGATTTCCGGCGCGGCGTTTGCGCCCGGGCTGGGCCGCGGCACCACGCCCGAGCGCGCCCTGCTCACGGGCCTGGCGAATGTGCGGCTCGGCTACTGGTGGCAGACCACCCAGGCCCGCGTGCGCGATCTGGGCGACTGGTTGTTTTCGACCCAGATCCATTTGTACCGCGAGCTGCGCGGCCAGTTCTTCGGCACCGGGGAGCGCTACTGGTACCTGACCGACGGCGGCCATTTCGAAAACACGGCGGTGTATGAATTGCTGCGCCGGCGCACCGGCTTTATCCTCGCGCTGGACAATGGGGCCGACCCCGATTACCAGTTTGCCGACGTGGCGAATCTGATGCGGCTGGCGCGCGTCGATTTTGGTGCGGTGTTCGAGCCGCTGGTGCCGCCCCATGCGCTGGCGGACCTGTTCGGCAACCCGGGTGGTTTTGCGCGCGGTTCGCGCGAGGGAACGCATTTTCTGCTGGGCTACCGGGTCCTGCTGCCCGCGGCCGAGGGTGTGGCGGCGTCGATCAGCACCCTGGTCTTCGTGAAGCCGCGGCTGACCCAGGGCGCCAGCCTGGACCTGGTGCAATACCAGGCGGCCCATACCGACTTTCCGCAGGAACCTACGGCGGACCAGTTCTTTGGCGACGAGCAGTGGGAGAGCTACCGCAAGCTGGGCATGAACCTGGGCGAGACGCTGCTGGCCCGGATCACGCCCGGCCCCGACGCGTGGCAGGGCCTGGGCGCGTAG
- a CDS encoding DUF86 domain-containing protein: MLIDRCSISGLRFFPLREGGIHSISGNRILCLAVEKLFINLGEAAYRVGDERAKSMPEIPWRRMTGLRNILAHGYEQVAPEVLFKTVTADLPALETALSQRVDAIGPA, translated from the coding sequence TTGCTGATCGACCGCTGCTCCATCTCCGGGCTTCGATTTTTTCCCCTTCGGGAGGGAGGCATCCATAGCATCTCGGGGAACAGGATCCTGTGCCTTGCCGTGGAGAAACTGTTCATCAACCTTGGCGAGGCGGCATATCGCGTGGGCGATGAACGCGCGAAGTCAATGCCAGAGATCCCCTGGCGCCGTATGACGGGTTTGAGGAACATCCTGGCTCACGGTTACGAGCAAGTGGCTCCTGAGGTCCTGTTCAAGACCGTTACCGCCGATTTGCCGGCGCTGGAAACAGCGCTCAGTCAACGGGTAGACGCCATCGGCCCCGCCTGA
- a CDS encoding IS110 family transposase, which produces MNGQLVVGLDIAKQVFQLHTVDMDTGEIVNVQIKRAKVMEHFANRQPCLIAIEACGGAHHWARELTGLGHSVRLLHAKAVRPFVSGNKTDATDARAIWLAVQQPGVKLVGIKTAAQQATLALHRQRELMMKMRVMQTNALRGLLYEFGATFARGNRALFSEVEQALVDLSDDLPQMVADSLREQVARIKALSQDMQAIEKRLALQLKADPKMQRIAQIPGVGLLTATAAIATMGEASAFKSGREFCAWLGMVPSQTGSGGKVRLGSITKRGDTYLRTLLIHGARSVLAHTKEPGPWLEGLKSRRPANVVVVAQAAKTARTIWAVTARQQDYQRGFQSVRPHAA; this is translated from the coding sequence ATGAACGGCCAGTTGGTCGTCGGTCTGGATATCGCCAAGCAGGTCTTTCAGCTGCACACGGTGGACATGGACACGGGCGAGATCGTCAACGTGCAGATCAAGCGAGCCAAGGTCATGGAGCACTTTGCCAATCGTCAGCCCTGTCTGATCGCCATTGAAGCCTGCGGCGGTGCGCATCACTGGGCGCGCGAATTGACCGGGCTGGGTCACAGCGTGCGCTTGCTGCACGCCAAGGCGGTACGCCCCTTCGTGAGTGGCAACAAAACCGATGCGACGGATGCACGAGCTATCTGGCTGGCCGTGCAGCAGCCTGGTGTGAAATTAGTGGGCATCAAGACGGCGGCCCAGCAAGCCACGCTCGCGCTGCATCGCCAGCGAGAACTCATGATGAAGATGCGCGTCATGCAAACCAACGCCCTGCGCGGGTTGCTGTATGAATTCGGTGCCACCTTCGCCAGGGGAAACAGGGCCTTGTTCAGCGAGGTCGAGCAGGCACTGGTTGACCTGAGTGACGATTTGCCCCAAATGGTGGCTGACAGCCTGCGCGAGCAAGTCGCCCGCATCAAGGCATTGAGCCAAGACATGCAGGCCATCGAAAAGCGCCTGGCGCTTCAGCTCAAGGCGGATCCAAAAATGCAGCGCATTGCCCAGATCCCAGGCGTCGGATTGCTCACGGCAACCGCGGCTATCGCCACCATGGGCGAGGCGAGCGCATTCAAGTCAGGGCGCGAATTCTGCGCTTGGCTTGGAATGGTTCCCTCGCAGACCGGTTCCGGCGGCAAGGTGCGTCTGGGATCCATCACCAAACGTGGCGACACGTACCTGCGGACATTGCTCATTCACGGCGCCAGAAGCGTGCTGGCGCATACCAAGGAGCCCGGGCCTTGGCTCGAAGGGCTCAAAAGCCGAAGGCCTGCCAATGTTGTGGTCGTGGCCCAAGCGGCCAAGACGGCCCGAACGATATGGGCAGTGACGGCCAGGCAGCAGGATTACCAAAGAGGCTTTCAAAGCGTCAGGCCGCACGCGGCGTGA
- the minD gene encoding septum site-determining protein MinD, which produces MAKIIVVTSGKGGVGKTTTSASFASGLALRGHKTAVIDFDVGLRNLDLIMGCERRVVYDLVNVIHGEANLHQALIKDKQCDNLFVLAASQTRDKEALTKDGVEKVLHDLAGMGFEYIVCDSPAGIETGALMAMHFADEALVVTNPEVSSVRDSDRILGMLSSKTKRAIDGKDPIKEHLLITRYNPSRVDQGQMLSLQDIQDILRIKLIGVIPESEAVLQASNQGLPAVHLQGSDVSEAYKDVIDRFLGADKPMRFVDPQKGGFLKRLFGGK; this is translated from the coding sequence ATGGCAAAAATCATCGTCGTGACTTCCGGCAAGGGCGGGGTCGGCAAGACCACCACCAGCGCCAGCTTCGCCAGCGGACTGGCCCTGCGCGGGCACAAGACCGCCGTGATCGACTTCGACGTCGGCCTGCGCAACCTGGACCTCATCATGGGCTGCGAGCGCCGTGTGGTGTACGACCTCGTCAACGTGATCCACGGCGAGGCCAACCTGCACCAGGCGCTGATCAAGGACAAGCAGTGCGACAACCTGTTCGTGCTGGCCGCCTCGCAAACGCGCGACAAGGAAGCGCTGACCAAGGACGGCGTGGAAAAAGTGCTGCACGACCTGGCCGGCATGGGCTTCGAGTACATCGTGTGCGACTCGCCCGCCGGCATCGAGACCGGTGCGCTGATGGCCATGCACTTCGCCGACGAGGCGCTGGTGGTGACGAATCCCGAGGTCTCCTCGGTGCGCGACTCCGACCGCATCCTGGGCATGCTGTCGAGCAAGACCAAGCGCGCGATCGACGGCAAGGATCCGATCAAGGAACACCTGCTCATCACGCGCTACAACCCGAGCCGCGTGGACCAGGGCCAGATGCTGTCGCTGCAGGACATCCAGGACATCCTGCGCATCAAGCTGATCGGCGTGATCCCCGAATCCGAGGCGGTGCTGCAGGCCTCCAACCAGGGCCTGCCGGCCGTGCACCTGCAGGGCAGCGATGTGTCGGAAGCCTACAAGGACGTGATCGACCGCTTTCTGGGCGCCGACAAGCCCATGCGCTTTGTCGATCCCCAAAAGGGCGGCTTCCTCAAGCGCCTGTTCGGAGGGAAATAA
- a CDS encoding heavy-metal-associated domain-containing protein produces MNQTFTVTGMTCGHCEKAVTRAIRQLDPQAEVKIDLPSGKVEVQSQQPRDALTRAIAEEGYGVAA; encoded by the coding sequence ATGAACCAGACCTTCACCGTCACCGGCATGACCTGCGGCCACTGCGAAAAGGCCGTGACCCGCGCCATCCGGCAACTCGACCCGCAGGCCGAGGTCAAGATCGACCTGCCCAGCGGCAAGGTCGAGGTGCAGTCGCAGCAGCCGCGCGACGCGCTGACCCGGGCGATTGCCGAAGAAGGCTATGGCGTCGCGGCCTGA
- a CDS encoding glutaredoxin domain-containing protein, with translation MPRPILDEAQIHPAIREKIATHQQAIVREVQAAVAQHAVVVVGMGMNPFPKKARRALDAAGVPYHYLEYGNYFSHWRQRNALKLWTGWPTLPMVFVRGTLIGGAGDLERLMVSGELKLMLA, from the coding sequence ATGCCGCGTCCGATTCTTGACGAAGCCCAGATCCACCCCGCGATTCGCGAAAAAATCGCCACGCACCAGCAGGCCATCGTGCGCGAGGTGCAGGCGGCCGTGGCCCAGCATGCGGTTGTGGTGGTGGGCATGGGCATGAACCCGTTCCCGAAAAAAGCGCGCCGCGCACTGGACGCCGCCGGCGTGCCCTACCACTACCTGGAATACGGCAACTACTTCAGCCACTGGCGCCAGCGCAATGCGCTCAAGCTGTGGACCGGCTGGCCGACCTTGCCAATGGTGTTCGTGCGCGGCACACTGATCGGCGGGGCGGGCGATCTGGAGCGGCTGATGGTCAGCGGCGAGCTGAAACTCATGCTGGCTTGA
- a CDS encoding DUF2788 domain-containing protein — MIFGLTEAQIAGFGLTFGVGAFILYMLFIIGHLAWESKAGKFGTFVIFLGLAFGMVGFAAKYLIQWVLDIK; from the coding sequence ATGATCTTTGGCCTCACGGAAGCGCAGATCGCCGGCTTCGGCCTCACCTTCGGCGTGGGCGCCTTCATTCTCTACATGCTGTTTATCATCGGGCATCTGGCATGGGAGTCCAAGGCCGGCAAGTTCGGCACCTTCGTGATCTTTCTGGGCCTGGCCTTTGGCATGGTCGGTTTCGCGGCGAAATACCTGATCCAGTGGGTGCTGGACATCAAATAG
- a CDS encoding DUF2189 domain-containing protein, with amino-acid sequence MASGTSLPPLRSIPIGQPLQWLVRGGRDLWRCGWVSAAHGLALALFGGVLLALARDRFWLLAGAFSGFLVVAPVLATSLYALSRALERGEPADARLVLQTWLSWRRSDAQAGGKDWRLVRFGLLLALAGTGWVLTSAALITLLAPLPIRTPLDFVRHVVLAQDSRLFELWLALGGALAAPVFASSAVALPLLLDRRASLLQAVLTSWQAVLANPLPMALWAALIMLCCLLGFGTALLALVPLLPVLGHASWHAYRDLVDASALPERSSGAAPAPTAKDGP; translated from the coding sequence ATGGCATCCGGCACTTCCCTTCCCCCGCTGCGCAGTATCCCGATCGGCCAGCCGCTGCAGTGGCTGGTGCGGGGCGGGCGCGACCTGTGGCGCTGCGGCTGGGTCAGCGCGGCCCACGGGCTGGCGCTGGCGCTGTTCGGCGGCGTGCTGCTGGCCCTGGCGCGCGACCGGTTCTGGCTGCTGGCCGGCGCATTTTCGGGCTTTCTGGTGGTGGCGCCCGTGCTGGCCACCAGCCTGTACGCGCTCAGTCGCGCGCTCGAGCGCGGCGAGCCGGCCGATGCGCGGCTGGTGCTGCAGACCTGGCTGAGCTGGCGCCGCAGCGATGCGCAGGCGGGCGGCAAGGACTGGCGGCTGGTGCGCTTCGGCCTGCTGCTGGCGCTGGCCGGCACCGGCTGGGTACTGACCTCGGCAGCGCTCATCACGCTGCTGGCCCCGCTGCCCATCCGCACGCCGCTGGACTTCGTGCGCCATGTGGTGCTGGCGCAGGACAGCCGCCTGTTCGAACTCTGGCTGGCGCTGGGCGGCGCACTGGCTGCGCCGGTGTTCGCCTCGAGCGCCGTGGCCCTGCCGCTGCTGCTGGACCGCCGCGCGTCCCTGCTGCAGGCCGTGCTCACGAGCTGGCAGGCGGTGCTGGCCAACCCGCTGCCGATGGCGCTGTGGGCCGCCCTGATCATGCTGTGCTGCCTGCTCGGCTTTGGCACGGCGCTGCTGGCGCTGGTACCACTGCTGCCGGTGCTCGGCCACGCGAGCTGGCACGCGTACCGCGATCTGGTCGACGCCTCGGCCCTGCCCGAGCGCAGCAGCGGCGCAGCGCCGGCGCCCACCGCGAAGGACGGCCCATGA
- a CDS encoding Spy/CpxP family protein refolding chaperone gives MKLLSKRMLLAGVLAGAGFATMAQTPPPPAPAPQSGQAAPTHMDHHDPAKWQARMAQRRARHEAELKAKLKLTPAQEGAWTSFTAAMQPPAGMGHMGADRTKMRAEFARMTTPERIDKMRAMQAERAARMDKRAEATKTFYAALSPEQQKVFDSATLRMAREGHRGWHGHHEHE, from the coding sequence ATGAAACTACTCTCCAAACGCATGTTGCTCGCCGGCGTGCTCGCCGGCGCCGGCTTCGCCACCATGGCCCAGACGCCACCACCGCCCGCACCGGCGCCCCAGTCCGGCCAGGCCGCACCCACCCACATGGACCACCACGACCCGGCCAAATGGCAGGCCAGGATGGCGCAGCGTCGGGCCAGGCACGAGGCCGAACTCAAGGCCAAGCTGAAACTGACGCCGGCACAGGAAGGCGCCTGGACCAGCTTCACCGCCGCCATGCAGCCGCCAGCCGGCATGGGTCACATGGGCGCAGACCGCACCAAAATGCGCGCCGAGTTTGCCAGGATGACCACGCCCGAGCGCATCGACAAAATGCGCGCCATGCAGGCCGAGCGCGCAGCCCGGATGGACAAGCGCGCCGAGGCCACCAAGACCTTCTACGCCGCGCTCTCGCCCGAGCAGCAAAAGGTGTTTGATAGCGCCACCCTGCGCATGGCGCGCGAAGGCCACAGGGGCTGGCACGGCCATCACGAACACGAATAG
- a CDS encoding recombination-associated protein RdgC, which yields MFKNVIVYRIGPGWSAQVAQMEAALEPARFVACGASQEQSAGWVEPRGEAHGPLVEAVGGQLLLKFMTEAKVLPGSVVNRKAQEQVAHIEAITGRKPGKKETREIKEDVRQALLPMAFTKQARINVWIDPVASLLLVDAASQGKADEVVTALVKSLEGLSLTLLNTKTSPTAAMSEWLTSQEPPAGFSVDRECELKAADESKSVVRYAHHALDIDEVRQHIEAGKLPTKLALTWEGRVSLLLTESLQIKKIAFLEGVFDGTSQEKEDGFDADAAIATGELRKLMPDLLLALGGEVVPG from the coding sequence GTGTTCAAGAACGTGATCGTGTATCGGATCGGGCCCGGGTGGTCCGCGCAAGTGGCGCAAATGGAAGCGGCGCTGGAGCCCGCGCGCTTTGTCGCGTGCGGAGCCAGCCAGGAGCAGTCGGCAGGCTGGGTGGAGCCGCGCGGCGAGGCGCACGGCCCGCTGGTGGAGGCGGTCGGTGGCCAGTTGCTGCTGAAGTTCATGACCGAGGCCAAGGTGCTGCCCGGCTCGGTGGTGAACCGCAAGGCGCAGGAGCAGGTGGCGCACATCGAGGCCATCACGGGCCGCAAGCCCGGCAAAAAGGAAACCCGCGAGATCAAGGAAGACGTGCGCCAGGCGCTGCTGCCGATGGCCTTTACCAAGCAGGCGCGCATCAATGTGTGGATCGACCCGGTGGCCTCGCTGCTGCTGGTCGATGCCGCCAGCCAGGGCAAGGCCGACGAGGTGGTGACAGCGCTGGTGAAGTCGTTGGAGGGCCTCTCCCTGACGCTGCTCAACACCAAAACCTCGCCCACGGCGGCGATGTCCGAATGGTTGACCAGCCAGGAGCCGCCGGCCGGCTTCAGCGTGGACCGCGAGTGCGAACTGAAGGCCGCGGACGAGAGCAAGTCGGTGGTGCGCTACGCGCATCACGCGCTCGACATCGACGAGGTGCGCCAGCACATCGAGGCCGGCAAGCTGCCGACCAAGCTGGCGCTGACCTGGGAGGGCCGCGTGTCGCTGCTGCTGACCGAGAGCCTGCAGATCAAGAAGATCGCGTTTCTGGAGGGCGTGTTCGACGGCACCTCGCAGGAGAAGGAAGACGGCTTCGACGCCGACGCGGCGATTGCCACGGGCGAGTTGCGCAAGCTGATGCCGGACTTGCTGCTGGCGCTGGGCGGCGAGGTCGTGCCGGGGTGA
- the cueR gene encoding Cu(I)-responsive transcriptional regulator — protein MASRPEPASAATSVGASYPLNIGEAARFSGVSAKMLRHYESLGLLGRVARTDSGYRQYSAADVHTLRFIKRSRDLGFSMAEIGELVSLWRNRRRASASVKRIAQQHVHELTARIEAMQSMQRTLQNLLQHCHGDERPDCPILDDLASRSALDAGQ, from the coding sequence ATGGCGTCGCGGCCTGAACCCGCCAGCGCCGCGACAAGCGTGGGGGCCAGTTACCCTTTGAACATTGGCGAAGCCGCACGTTTTTCGGGCGTGTCGGCCAAGATGCTGCGCCACTACGAATCGCTCGGCCTGCTCGGCCGCGTCGCGCGCACCGATAGCGGCTACCGCCAGTACAGCGCGGCCGACGTGCACACGCTGCGCTTCATCAAGCGCTCGCGCGACCTCGGCTTTTCGATGGCGGAAATCGGAGAACTGGTGAGCCTGTGGCGCAACCGGCGCCGCGCCAGCGCCAGCGTCAAGCGCATCGCACAGCAGCATGTGCACGAGCTGACCGCGCGCATCGAGGCGATGCAATCCATGCAGCGCACGCTGCAGAACCTGCTGCAGCACTGCCATGGCGACGAGCGGCCCGACTGTCCAATCCTGGACGATCTCGCGTCCCGTAGCGCCCTTGATGCAGGTCAATGA